The following coding sequences are from one Lolium rigidum isolate FL_2022 chromosome 6, APGP_CSIRO_Lrig_0.1, whole genome shotgun sequence window:
- the LOC124667310 gene encoding jasmonate-induced protein homolog — translation MASVQCEMKDVQLTLEEKACLDEMIKQAERSLESHELLAGALKNQTVGPLSIVATKIFAGQVVRNFPNPLCNLDGFAMSGKYVTGVKAAVVYSAKNKNGVECGWLLAFSDTNNAVGGRVFAECGLKGKFRNINWAQVEQKLEKSGTIAKAYDLETGTSLYASICGPTGKSAAGAVFLG, via the exons ATGGCATCAGTCCAGTGTGAGATGAAGGATGTGCAACTCACTTTGGAGGAGAAAGCATGTTTAGACGAGATGATCAAGCAAGCTGAGCGTTCCTTGGAGTCTCATGAACTGTTAGCAGGTGCTTTGAAGAATCAAACAGTGGGCCCCCTGAGCATTGTGGCTACCAAGATATTTGCAGGACAGGTTGTCAGAAACTTCCCCAATCCTCTTTGCAATTTGGATGGGTTCGCCATGTCAGGCAAGTACGTGACAGGTGTCAAGGCTGCTGTGGTGTATTCCGCCAAAAACAAAAATGGTGTTGAATGTGGATGGCTCCTTGCCTTTTCCGATACCAACAATGCTGTTGGAGGGAGG GTATTTGCTGAATGTGGCCTTAAAGGTAAATTCCGCAACATCAATTGGGCACAAGTTGAACAGAAACTGGAGAAATCTGGGACAATTGCTAAGGCGTATGACTTGGAGACTGGAACCTCACTCTATGCTAGCATTTGTGGCCCTACCGGGAAATCTGCTGCTGGTGCAGTATTCCTTGGTTAA